The Christiangramia flava JLT2011 region AATGTTAGGATTTCCAATTGTACAGTGAATTCTCCAAACGATGACGCCATCTGCCTGAAAAGTTCTTTCGCCTTGGGTTATGCCAGGCCTACAGAAAATGTTACTATCACGAATTGTCAGGTTTCTGGCTATGATGTGGGTACTCTTATAGATGGTACTTTTAAAACGGAAGAGGGACATTTGGTTCCCGATCAGGAAGGTCCTACTGGTAGGATAAAATTTGGAACAGAATCCAATGGAGGATTTAAAAATATAACTATCAGTAACTGTGTTTTTGACCGTTCCCGTGGTCTGGCACTGGAAACTGTGGATGGCGGTTTATTGGAAGATGTTACAATAAGCAACATCACTATGCGTAACACAACTAACTCTCCGTTCTTTTTGCGACTTGCGGGGAGAATGCGCGGACCAGAAGGTGTAGAACCGGGGGAATTGAGAAGAGTGAATATCAGTAACATTAACGTTTATAATGCCGATTCCCATTTTTCCAGTATTGTTGGCGGAATTCCCGGTCACAATATTAAAAATGTAAGATTCAGTAATATTAATATATGGTATAAACCTCTGGATTCAGTAAAAACACAGATTCAAAAAGTGGTTCCCGAACATATAAAAACTTATCCGGAACCGGCAAAAATGGGAATAATGCCTTCTTATGGTTTTTTCTTACGCCATGTTGAAAATGTTGAAATGCATAACATCAATATCTATCATTTAGGAGAAGAGGTTAGACCAGCTCTTATTTTTGAAGATGTACGGGATGCAGAACTTTATAACCTAGATGCGCAAAGAGCTGGAAACGCTCCAATCTTAAGATTGAAAAATTCTGAAAATATCCATTTAAAAGATTCTGAATTCCTCGAGGACCAGAAAATTTTCAGGAAAACGACCGGAGATTTTGGAGCACGGGATGCAGTTCAGAACAATTCGGAATAAGCGTTTTTTATTTATTCCGAACTATATAATTGGAGATTTATTCTTTTGGGAAAAAGATATAATCTCGTAGTTCACTTTGTTTTAAACCGTACAGCGATTTTGCCACTATTAAGGCATTTAATTCAGCACCTTCCATATTGGTGTGCGTATGATCCTGCGGGAAAAGATTTTTAACCTCCTGCCGGCCGATTTGCTCATATCTCCTGGCAATAGAATCGTTGAGGTCTATAAAATGCCCGCCCGCGATAGCTACAGCTTCTTTCGCCCATTTTGCATTACTTTTTCAGCATGCCAGATATTTCTCGGGATCATACTTAGAACAATGGGCGTGGCCCCTTTAGCTTTTGTTTCAGTGATATATTTTTTCATATACCAGCCATATGTGTGCACCACCTCAGTACTATCTTTTTTAAATTCAACTGTTTGTGTTTCATCTCCCATTCCTTTTAGAGACCCGCGATATTTAGGCTGGTCCACTTCACCGCCATCGTTATGCCCGAATTGTATTAATAAAAAATCACCTTTATCCAGATCCTTCAAAACCTCATCCCAGAGACCTTCTCCTCTAAAGCTACGAATGCTTCTGCCACCGCGAGCTTTATTGTACACATTCACGCGGGTAGTATCGAAGTATTTATCCATTGGAACTCCCCAGCCCACTAAAGTATCGTTGTTATTTGCTACTGTAGAATCACCAATAAGATATACGTCTTTCTTTGTAGGGGTTTGAATTTCAGGATCTTCCAGGAGATATTTTTTCAGTGAACTACCAGATTCTTTTAAGCCTTCGATAATTAGAGATGCAGCCATCACCGCTCCTTTTGCTGAAGTGTGGGTGTGATCTCTGTCATAGAAATAAGTTCCGGTGATGTTTTGTTCGCCTTTTTCTTCCATTTGAGAAGCCATTTTTTCATTCAGATCGATGAAGTAAGCATCTTCCTCTTCAGCCACCTGTTTTGCCCAGCCACCATAAGTAGTTGCATTCCTTGGAACTTTGCCGTTTTCCCAGTCATTTCGCGGAATAGGCGACATGATGATTGGAATCGCCCCTTTCTCTTTGGTTTCTTTTACAAGTTTTCGAATATACCAGCCATAACTATGCACGGTCTCGTGTTTTCCCGTAAGAATATTATCTATTTCTTCGCTTTCCTCACCAGTTCCATTAATAGTCCCACGTGCCCTAAAATTATCATTTATGGGCCCGGCATCATTGTGTCCAAACTGGATTAATACGTAATCTCCCTTTTTTAAACTATCTTTAACTGGTTCCCATAGCCCTTTGTCCTGAAAGGTTCGGCTACTGGTGCCGCCAAGTGCATGATTTTGCACGTTAACTTTAGTGGTGTCCAGAAACTGGCCGAGGGAATCACCCCATCCCCAAAGGCCACCGGCTCCATCACCCTGGCCATTTTTTACGGTGGAATCGCCAACCATATAAACTGTAGGTTTTTCTCCTGAATCACTTTCCTCGCAGCTGATCATAAAAAGCGAGAATGTTAGTACGATCAAATAATTGAATGTTTTCATTTGAAATATTTAATTACTCTGAAAATTTCTAAAATCGAACCATAGGTTCATGGTAATACCGTCATCTCCTTTTTTAATCCTGATATTGGTAGGCTGGCTGCTGGGCCCCTGGTGTGAAAGAGGTTTGAAAGCTCTCATCGCGGGGATCTCGTACATAAAAGAAATGTTACCTTCTGGAAATTCAGGTTGCGCATGTGCTCCGGGGAATGCATTTTTTGGTTCTGCAGGAGTGAAAAGTCTTAAAAACAGTTTATCAGATTCACTGAAGATCCTGAAGCTGTTTTCTCCAGCAAGAATTTTAGCCGCTAGAAGATTGGCGTGGTAGCCTTTAAATTCAGGATAGATAAGGTTTTCAAAACTTTCACCCGTAATGGTATTGTTATAATCTTTTTCCCAAATATTATATTCGGTCCCCTGCAGCCTGTTCTTCCAGACATGATATGGACCTTTTCCAAACCATTTGATACCTTCTACCTCCTCTTCCGGAAAATCAAAAGTGATCCCGAACTTATTGATTTCACCTTCATAAAAGGCACCGTCAAAACCACTACTTGTGCCGGCATTTTTTAAGGCGGTCATTTCCATTTTTAACCTTCCATCGGGAAACATGGTCCATTTTATCGTATGGATCCCACCGGCATAGCTTACCAAAGCAATGGCATTACCGTCCTTATTTTTTATTTCAACTTTCTCCACTGCGGCTTTCATGCCAACAGGACGCGGACCATTTAGAAATGCGATCTCATTTACAGTGTTTTCAATATGAATGATTTCGCCATTTTCAGCATCCAGGATCACTGTTATTTCGCCGCCGGAAAGTTTGATCTCGTTTTTATTCTTTTCTACCGTCGCTTCAGTTGCCGATTCTTTTTTCTGAAGAAATTTTTCGGCAAAAAATGCCGCTTTATGAATAGGCCAGGTCCAGGTATAGATCTCCCGGCCATGCTTGTCTGTTCCGGTAATTTCGATCCAGTCTCCGCTGAAGAATTCGTCTTTTACCGGAATGTTGATTTTTCGTGTTTCACCGGGCTCAATACTAGGAACATCAATTTTTCCAGAATAGATAATGGCTACATCATCCTGCTCATAAAAAGAATTTATTCCGGCCTTTTTTACTTTGTATTCCATGAGGATCTCCTCTAAATTGGTGAAGAGATATGTATTAGTAATAAGGAAACTACAGTCAAAGCTTTTATTGATTTCTTTTGGTTGAAACTGAACCGGGGCCCAAACCTCTTTTATGGTATAGAAGCTGCCTTCTTTTTCACGGTGTGGTCCCAATATTCCATCGGGTGCGAGAGAGCCTTTAGAATCATAGATTTGATCGCCATCCCAATCTGTGCGTCTAACTGCCTCATCATTAAAAACCCAAAGAAATCCACCGGCAAACAACGGGCTTTTAGTATAACGTTCCCAAAAATCGGCAAGTCCGGCACCATGGCCATTGTCATAAGTACCATGCATGAATTCGGTAGGAAAGAAAACATTCTCACCATTGCCAAACCTATGTACTCCGGTAAGATAAGTAGGGTAGTGGTGTGTGTCCCAACCGTTAAAGTCAGCCCAGGGATGAATAACGATTCGGTTTTGAGGATCATATTCAGAAAAAACGGTATCCAGTTCTTCGTTCCAGCCACCTTCATTTCCCTGGTCCCAGATAATAACCGATGGATGATTCACATCTCGCTGTACCATTTCTTTGATCAGTTTTTTACCGGTTGAGGTGTCATAAGGATTTTGCCAGCCGGCTAGTTCATCTAAAACAAATAATCCCAGGGAATCACAGGCTTGCAGGAAGTGATTGTCTGGAGGATAATGAAAACGTACTGCATTCATATTCATATCCTTAATAAGATTTACATCCATGATGCTTATGCGTTTACTGGTGCTTCGGCCAGATTCCGGCCAGATGGTGTGGCGGTTAACCCCCTTCATGATAATTTTTTTACCATTTACATATATGCCATCTTTCTTTCTAAAATCAATACTTCGAAAGCCAATACGTTCGGTTACTTCATGGAGTACTTTATTCCCCTTTATCAAACTTAATTTAAGATCATAAAGATTTGGATCTTCAGGGTTCCATGGTTTTATATTCTCCCATTTTGATTCAAGAATAGTTTCTTCAGATGCTTCGACTACAGGAAAGCTGAAAGATTTATAGGATGCATCATTTCCAATTGGTTGAAGACTAACTTTTAGTTCGGTATTCTTCGGAATATTCTTCAGCAGTAGATTGGCTTTTAAAGAACCATCCATTTCCGGAGCTACCGCAACATGACTTATATGAGTTTCTGGAGTGATCTCCAGCCAAACGGGACGGTAAATTCCTCCAAAAAGCCACCAGTCTGCTTTACGTTCCGCATTATTTACGGTAGGATTGGCAGAATGTTTCCAAACATGTACTTCTAAAAGATTTTCTGAATCATATTTAATAAGATTGGTGATATCGTACTGAAATTCATAAAATCCCCCCTGGTGTATTTCTCCAGCAAGTTGACCATTCACTTTTACTTCAGTATCTGTCATTACCCCGCCAAATTTGATGATCACGCGTTGGCCATCATATACTTTTGGAGCTTGGAATTCATATTTATAAAATCCTTCTTCTTTGCTGGGTTCTTCCTGTTCCAATTCCTTATACCAGCGGCCGTAGGTATACGTCCCAAAACCCTTTATTTCCCAGTTTGAAGGCACTTCTATTTTACTCCATTTTCCGCTGTTCTGGCCATCGGTAACCTTGAAGTCCCATATTATAGTGTCGGTTTCAGAATCTTTACCAGAGAGATATATTTTTTTACTTTCCTGAGCATAGATTTGAGAGCCCAGAAAACATAAACATATTATTTGAAGAAGATATTTCGAGTGGTTCGCAGCCATAGTATTAATGGTGATTTAAATGGCGTACTTTTTCAGAATAAGGTTTGGTAGCTCCAAAATCTTTCAGGCTAAACGAACTATCTTTAGATATCGGAGGCGCCGGGATCTATAAGTACTAAGAGTTAATTTAGTAACTAAACTAGTAAAGCTTTATAGTAAGTGTATCCTGTACTGTTATGAGTTCACTTTTTAAACTGAATTTCGTTCAATATAATTGAAGACATTTTTTACATTTTCCTTTTTATTTTTCAGGATCATATAGGCAGCAGATTCCCCCATAGTTTTAAAATCTGTACTAATTACCGAAATTCCCAGGAGTTCTTTTAATGGAGTTTCATTGTAAGATATAATACCAATGTCTTTGCCCAGAATCAGCTTCTTTTTCCTGGTTTGGCGAACCAAGTTCACGAGATCTCTTTCCTGTATGGTGACATACACATCTTTGCTTTGTAACTCCATATCGTCATAGATTTCATGCAGGATCTCATAATCGAAATTGTTTTCTACACAAAATTTTATGAAGCCGGTGCGTATTCTACGGGGATATGGATTGGCAGATTTCTCTGGATACACTAAGATCACTTTGTCGTATTTTTTGATCTTTTCCAATCCTTCGGTAAGTGCATTGAAAATGTCCTGTTTAAAATCCTGGTATATGGAGCTAAATTCAGTATTCAACATATCCTTCACGTTATCCAGCATGATGAGACTATCTGTAGGGATTTTTTTTAAAGTATCCAGAACTGAAGGTGTGAAAGTTACGTGATGAGAGTTTTCATCTCTAAAATGAGGCATGATTACGTAATAATCATAGGCACCCATGTTTCTTTCCATGGTTTTTAGAAACAAAGATTCATCACAATGATAAATAAACATGTCTACATGAGCATTCACTCCTAGGGCATCTACAAAAGAATTATAGATGATCATTTTATAAACACTCGGTTTATTCACCATGAATAAAATGTTCACCCTGGAAATTAGGTCGGTTTTAGAGGTATAAAATCCTTTTCCTTTTACCGAGACGATGACCTTTTTCTCTTTTAATAGCCGATAAGCTTTTTCCACCGTATCTCTGGAAAGAAGTAAATGTTCACTAAGTTCATTAATAGAGGGTATTTTCTCTCCTACCTTAATATTTCCATGAGAGATATCGGAAATTATAGAATCTACGATTTGCTTATATTTTGGAATTCTGGAATCTTCGTTGATTTTGATATCTAATGGGAACATACTCTTGATCGATAATTGCTAAAAGTTTATAAAATTAATTAATTATTTCAGGGATTAAGTCTTAATATCAAAACTTTCCCTGAACAGTACACTACAGGATAGCCTCTATATCAATTAAACCTAAATTTGATTAAAATGCTAATCTTTAAAAATTATCATGGAAAAAACTTTTAAGTATGTAGACTATCTATGGGACGAGCAAAAAGCTGCTTCATTAGGAGATGATCAGGTGGCCTTATTTTTATATAGATCCAATATTCTGGGTGCAGATTTGAGGATCACGAATTTTGGAGGAGGAAACACGAGTTGTAAAACCACTGAAAAAGATCCGCTAACCAATGAAGATGTTGAGGTTATGTGGGTAAAAGGCTCCGGAGGAGATATCGGTACTTTAACCAGGGAAGGAATTGCCGGACTATATACCAAAAGATTGCGAGATCTTAAGAACGTATATCAGGGAATTACTGATGAAGATAGAATGGTTGGCTTGTTTAACCACTGTATATATGACCTGAACAGTAAAGCTCCTTCTATAGATACCCCCTTACACGGACTCTTACCTTTCGCACATATAGACCACTTACATCCAGATGCGCTTATCGCGGTGGCTGCTGCTAAAGACAGCGAAAAAGTAACTAAAAAGATATGGGGGGGTACTATGGGTTGGGTGCCATGGCAACGACCTGGTTTTGATCTGGGGTTACAACTGGAAAAATGTTTGGAGGAAAATCCTGGAATACGCGGGATTGTACTGGGTAGCCACGGTCTTTTTACCTGGGGAGATACTTCTTACGAATGTTATATGAACAGTCTTGAGGTGATTGAAACTGCTTCAGAATACATAGCTAGTAAGATCAAAGAAAATGGAGAGGTTTTCGGGGGGAAAAAATTAGAAAGTCTTCCTGCTGAAGAAAGAAAAGATAAAGCAGCAATTTTAATGCCTTTACTGCGCGGTTTGGTATCTTCAGAAAACCAAATGATAGGTCATTTTACAGATTCTGATACTGTATTGCAATTTATTAATAGTAACGACCTGGAAAGGCTTGCGCCCATGGGAACATCATGTCCAGATCACTTTTTAAGAACAAAGATCCAGCCTCTTATCTTAAACCTGGAGACTTCTGAAGACATTTCAAAAACAGAAAATGTTTTAGGAAAATTAAGGCCAGATTTCGAACAATATAGAAAAGAATATAAAGACTATTACGAAAATTGTAAGCATGATAATAGCCCGGCGATGAGAGATCCAAATCCGGTGATCATTATCTATCCTGGTGTTGGAATGTTCAGTTTTGCCAAGAACAAGCAAACGGCGCGAGTGGCCAGCGAGTTCTACGTAAATGCGATCAATGTGATGCGTGGTGCTGAAGCGATTACAGAATATACCTCATTGCCAAGACAGGAAGCCTTTGATATTGAATACTGGCTTTTAGAAGAAGCCAAATTACAAAGAATGCCGGCAGAACAACCTCTTTCCCGTAGAGTAGCACTGGTTACTGGAGCTGGAGGAGGAATTGGTAAAGCGATAGCAGATAAACTAGTAGCAGAAGGAGCCAATGTAGTGCTTACAGATATTAATAAAGATAATTTAAAGGAAGCGGTTGCTACATATAAACGCGACCAGGTACATGGAGCACTTTGTGACGTTACCAAAGCAGAATCTATAGATGCCGCCTATAAAAAAGCTAACTTGGCTTTTGGTGGAGTAGATATTATCGTGCACTCGGCAGGACTGGCCATTTCTAAATCTTTAGAAGATACGACCCAGAAAGATTGGGACTTGCTTCAGGATATTTTAGTAAAAGGTCAATTCCTGATAGCTCAAAAAGGAGTGGAGATCATGAAACAACAAGGTCTTGGAGGTGATATTGTTAATATTGCTAGTAAGAACGGACTGGTTGCAGGCCCAAATAATGTTGGTTACGGGACTGCAAAAGCGGCGCAGCAGCACATGACACGTTTACTTGCTGCTGAATTGGGGCCAGATCATATTCGAGTAAACACGGTAAATCCTGATGGAGTGATCGTGGGAAGTAAAATATGGGAAGGTGAATGGGCAGAAGGTCGCGCTAAAGCTTATGGGATTGAGGTTAAAGACCTTCCAAAGCATTACGCGAAAAGAAATCTTTTACAGGAAATTATTCTTCCGGAAGATATTGCTAATGGAGTATTTGCATGTGTTGGAATTTTAGATAAAAGTACGGGAAACACCATAAATGTTGATGGAGGAATGGCTAACGCCTTTGTAAGATAATAGTTTGTTTTTAAATTCAAAAAGGGATTTTCAGTAAATGGCGATCCCTTTTTAATACCTGATTTTAAGCTGATTTATGAAAATTGATAAAAATAATATTTCAGATCATAACAAGAAATATAAGAATTCATTCCAGAATGAATTCGATTTTGTTTCCGATAAGCTGGAGAAAAAAGGGATCGATATAGAAGAGATCGTAAAGAAAGTAAGCGATTTCCAGGTGGCAATTCCTAGCTGGGCTTTGGGCGCAGGAGGTACTCGTTTTGGACGTTTCTCTTATGGAGGAGAACCTTCCTCCCTGGAACAAAAACTTCAGGATGTTGGAATATTACATGCGCTTACAAGATCGGCCGGATCTGTATCTTTACATATTCCCTGGGATATCCCGAAGGATATTGAGGCGATCAAGGAAATTGCCAAAGGCAATGAGATCACTTTCGATGCTATGAATTCTAATACATTCCAGGATCAGAAAGATGCTAAAAAGAGCTATAAATTTGGTTCCTTAAACAATTCAGATCAGGAAATAAGAGATTTTGCTGTAGAGCATAATCGTGAGGTCATTAAAATAGGGAAAGAGCTGGGTTCTAAAAGTCTTACTGTCTGGCTGGCCGATGGCGCTAGTTTTCCTGGTCAGTTAAATTTTCAACGAGCCTTGGATAATACTCATACCAGCTTGAAAGGTATTTATGATACTCTTCCAAAAGATTGGAAAATGTTCATTGAATATAAACCCTACGAACCTAATTTTTACAGCACAACCATTCAGGATTGGGGAACTTCCCTGATGCTAGCTAATGCCTGCGGCGAAAAAGCTTATACTCTTGTAGATCTTGGGCATCATTTGCCAAATACCAATATCGAGCAAATTGTAGCTACGTTAATGTATAAAGGCAAATTGGGAGGATTTCATTTTAATGATAGCAAATACGGGGATGATGATGTTACGGTAGGATCTATTAAACCATATGCCCTTTTCCTTATTTTTAATGAACTGGTTTATGGCATGGAGAATAATCCTAACAATCCCGAACTGGCGTGGATGATAGATGCCAGTCATAACATCAAAGACCCTCTGGAGGATCTGCTACAGTCTATAGAAGCTATTCTGCTGGCTTACACAAAGGCATTGCTTATAGATCAAAAGGAACTTAGAGAAGCACAATTGGCTCATGATGTGGTAAAATGCCAGGAAATTCTGCAGGATGCTTATCGCTTCGATGTAAGAGTTATACTTCAGGCAGCAAGATTAAAGCAAGATGCTCCTTTAAATCCTCTGGAAGCTTATCGCAGTTTTAACGTGCGTAAAAATCTAATTCTGGAAAGAGGAAATAAAACAATCGCTACGGGTCTATAAAAATAATCAACATGAGTCAGGGAAAGGTAACGGCTGTTTTTGATATCGGAAAAACGAACAAGAAATTTTTTCTTTTCGATGAAGAGTTTCAGGAACTTCACAGGGAATATATCAGGATCGATGAAATTAAAGACGAAGATGGATATCCTACAGAAGATCTGGAATCCTTAAAAAACTGGATGAGAAAGGTCTTTAACGATATTCTTGAAACCGAAAAATACGATATCTCTGCCATCAATTTTTCTACTTATGGAGCCAGTTTGGTGCATTTAGATGAAAATAATGAAATTCTTACTCCCTTATACAATTATACGAAAGATATAGACGCTTCAGTAATAGAATCATTTTATGAAAAATATGGTCCTGAAGAGGATTTTGAGGAATTAACAGGATCGCCTAAAGCAGGATTGCTTAATTCGGGCATGCAACTTTACTGGATCAAGCAAACGCAGCCAGAAATCTTTAAAAAAATTAAATACTCGCTGCATTTACCACAATATCTCAGTTATATTTTCACGGGAATTCCAATAAGTGAATATACCAGTATAGGTTGTCATACGGCCATGTGGGATTACAAGAAAAGGGATTACCATAGCTGGATCTATGAAGAAAACATACACTTGATCCTGCCGCCAATTGTTTCTACGGAAACCAGTTTTAATATGAACTATAATGGCAAAAGAATAAAAATTGGTGTAGGTATTCATGATAGCTCGGCGGCACTTTTGCCGTATGTACGCAGCATCAGGGAAAATTTCATCCTGGTTTCCACTGGAACCTGGAGCATCTCTTTCAATCCTTTTTCAGACTCTAAATTGTCTAAATTGGAAGTTGAAAAAGGGTGTATAAATTATATGCGTATTAACGGGAAAGCGGTAAAAGCTTCCAGGTTATTTTTAGGGAACGAGTTCAAAAAGCAAATTGAATTTCTTTCAGATTATTACCAGGTTCCGAAAGATTTTCATAAAAAGATCTTGTTCGATTATGATATTTATTACGAGATAACCAAAGATTTTGAACCTATGTTCAGGTGGTTTAGTCTTGAAACTGAGAATATGCCTTCTGAAACTATAATCAATTACTATAATGTAGAGCAGGCCTATCATCATTTAATGATCGAGCTGGTAAAAGTTCAGGCTGAAAGTATTAAAACTATAGAGGGCAACTCCAGCAATTACAAGTTATACGTAGATGGCGGCTTTACAGATAATAATGTCTACATACAGTTGCTGTCTCACTACTTGCGGAATATGTCTTTAAGAACCACGAAATCGTCTCTGGGCTCTGCTCTTGGTGCCGCACTTTCTATTTCAGACAAAAAATTAAATTCTAAATTTTTAAAGAAAAATTACTCTTTGAAAAAGCACGTTCCATTTATAATTAATTAACAATGGCCTTTAATTCTAAGTATCCTTCTGTAGAAGATCTTCGGCAAAGAGCAAAAGAAAGAGTACCAGCATTTGCTTTTGAATATCTGGATGGAGGCTGTAATGAAGACGTAAATATTAGTCGCAATACCAGAGAAATTAGAGAGGTGCAGTTGCAACCAAGGTATTTGCGCAATTATGGAAATAGTTCTACAAAAACGAAAGTTCTGGGAATGGAATTCGATGCTCCTTTTGGTATTTCGCCAGTAGGACTTCAAGGTCTTATGTGGCCAAATTCCCCTCAAATTCTTGCTTCGGCTGCATATAAACACAATATCCCTTTTATTTTGAGTACAGTAACTACCATGGATATT contains the following coding sequences:
- a CDS encoding rhamnogalacturonidase; translated protein: MPNYLKKYCFCLLFLLISAISTATERYNIKDFGAAGDGTTLDTEAINKAITAAAKKGGGMVYFPTGTYLSYSIRLKSNIHLFLEAGSILKAAGKNDGGSYDAPGKGAGNEYQDYGHSYWRNSLIWGENLDNVTISGPGTILGENLSRGFYDHEQWDEKGIPAGNLMWQGGGNKAIALKLCTNVILKDFTIIKGGHFGILATGVDNFTIDNLKIDTNRDGIDIDSCKNVRISNCTVNSPNDDAICLKSSFALGYARPTENVTITNCQVSGYDVGTLIDGTFKTEEGHLVPDQEGPTGRIKFGTESNGGFKNITISNCVFDRSRGLALETVDGGLLEDVTISNITMRNTTNSPFFLRLAGRMRGPEGVEPGELRRVNISNINVYNADSHFSSIVGGIPGHNIKNVRFSNINIWYKPLDSVKTQIQKVVPEHIKTYPEPAKMGIMPSYGFFLRHVENVEMHNINIYHLGEEVRPALIFEDVRDAELYNLDAQRAGNAPILRLKNSENIHLKDSEFLEDQKIFRKTTGDFGARDAVQNNSE
- a CDS encoding GDSL-type esterase/lipase family protein; this encodes MKTFNYLIVLTFSLFMISCEESDSGEKPTVYMVGDSTVKNGQGDGAGGLWGWGDSLGQFLDTTKVNVQNHALGGTSSRTFQDKGLWEPVKDSLKKGDYVLIQFGHNDAGPINDNFRARGTINGTGEESEEIDNILTGKHETVHSYGWYIRKLVKETKEKGAIPIIMSPIPRNDWENGKVPRNATTYGGWAKQVAEEEDAYFIDLNEKMASQMEEKGEQNITGTYFYDRDHTHTSAKGAVMAASLIIEGLKESGSSLKKYLLEDPEIQTPTKKDVYLIGDSTVANNNDTLVGWGVPMDKYFDTTRVNVYNKARGGRSIRSFRGEGLWDEVLKDLDKGDFLLIQFGHNDGGEVDQPKYRGSLKGMGDETQTVEFKKDSTEVVHTYGWYMKKYITETKAKGATPIVLSMIPRNIWHAEKVMQNGRKKL
- a CDS encoding glycoside hydrolase family 2 TIM barrel-domain containing protein — translated: MAANHSKYLLQIICLCFLGSQIYAQESKKIYLSGKDSETDTIIWDFKVTDGQNSGKWSKIEVPSNWEIKGFGTYTYGRWYKELEQEEPSKEEGFYKYEFQAPKVYDGQRVIIKFGGVMTDTEVKVNGQLAGEIHQGGFYEFQYDITNLIKYDSENLLEVHVWKHSANPTVNNAERKADWWLFGGIYRPVWLEITPETHISHVAVAPEMDGSLKANLLLKNIPKNTELKVSLQPIGNDASYKSFSFPVVEASEETILESKWENIKPWNPEDPNLYDLKLSLIKGNKVLHEVTERIGFRSIDFRKKDGIYVNGKKIIMKGVNRHTIWPESGRSTSKRISIMDVNLIKDMNMNAVRFHYPPDNHFLQACDSLGLFVLDELAGWQNPYDTSTGKKLIKEMVQRDVNHPSVIIWDQGNEGGWNEELDTVFSEYDPQNRIVIHPWADFNGWDTHHYPTYLTGVHRFGNGENVFFPTEFMHGTYDNGHGAGLADFWERYTKSPLFAGGFLWVFNDEAVRRTDWDGDQIYDSKGSLAPDGILGPHREKEGSFYTIKEVWAPVQFQPKEINKSFDCSFLITNTYLFTNLEEILMEYKVKKAGINSFYEQDDVAIIYSGKIDVPSIEPGETRKINIPVKDEFFSGDWIEITGTDKHGREIYTWTWPIHKAAFFAEKFLQKKESATEATVEKNKNEIKLSGGEITVILDAENGEIIHIENTVNEIAFLNGPRPVGMKAAVEKVEIKNKDGNAIALVSYAGGIHTIKWTMFPDGRLKMEMTALKNAGTSSGFDGAFYEGEINKFGITFDFPEEEVEGIKWFGKGPYHVWKNRLQGTEYNIWEKDYNNTITGESFENLIYPEFKGYHANLLAAKILAGENSFRIFSESDKLFLRLFTPAEPKNAFPGAHAQPEFPEGNISFMYEIPAMRAFKPLSHQGPSSQPTNIRIKKGDDGITMNLWFDFRNFQSN
- a CDS encoding GntR family transcriptional regulator; its protein translation is MFPLDIKINEDSRIPKYKQIVDSIISDISHGNIKVGEKIPSINELSEHLLLSRDTVEKAYRLLKEKKVIVSVKGKGFYTSKTDLISRVNILFMVNKPSVYKMIIYNSFVDALGVNAHVDMFIYHCDESLFLKTMERNMGAYDYYVIMPHFRDENSHHVTFTPSVLDTLKKIPTDSLIMLDNVKDMLNTEFSSIYQDFKQDIFNALTEGLEKIKKYDKVILVYPEKSANPYPRRIRTGFIKFCVENNFDYEILHEIYDDMELQSKDVYVTIQERDLVNLVRQTRKKKLILGKDIGIISYNETPLKELLGISVISTDFKTMGESAAYMILKNKKENVKNVFNYIERNSV
- a CDS encoding bifunctional aldolase/short-chain dehydrogenase yields the protein MEKTFKYVDYLWDEQKAASLGDDQVALFLYRSNILGADLRITNFGGGNTSCKTTEKDPLTNEDVEVMWVKGSGGDIGTLTREGIAGLYTKRLRDLKNVYQGITDEDRMVGLFNHCIYDLNSKAPSIDTPLHGLLPFAHIDHLHPDALIAVAAAKDSEKVTKKIWGGTMGWVPWQRPGFDLGLQLEKCLEENPGIRGIVLGSHGLFTWGDTSYECYMNSLEVIETASEYIASKIKENGEVFGGKKLESLPAEERKDKAAILMPLLRGLVSSENQMIGHFTDSDTVLQFINSNDLERLAPMGTSCPDHFLRTKIQPLILNLETSEDISKTENVLGKLRPDFEQYRKEYKDYYENCKHDNSPAMRDPNPVIIIYPGVGMFSFAKNKQTARVASEFYVNAINVMRGAEAITEYTSLPRQEAFDIEYWLLEEAKLQRMPAEQPLSRRVALVTGAGGGIGKAIADKLVAEGANVVLTDINKDNLKEAVATYKRDQVHGALCDVTKAESIDAAYKKANLAFGGVDIIVHSAGLAISKSLEDTTQKDWDLLQDILVKGQFLIAQKGVEIMKQQGLGGDIVNIASKNGLVAGPNNVGYGTAKAAQQHMTRLLAAELGPDHIRVNTVNPDGVIVGSKIWEGEWAEGRAKAYGIEVKDLPKHYAKRNLLQEIILPEDIANGVFACVGILDKSTGNTINVDGGMANAFVR
- a CDS encoding TIM barrel protein translates to MKIDKNNISDHNKKYKNSFQNEFDFVSDKLEKKGIDIEEIVKKVSDFQVAIPSWALGAGGTRFGRFSYGGEPSSLEQKLQDVGILHALTRSAGSVSLHIPWDIPKDIEAIKEIAKGNEITFDAMNSNTFQDQKDAKKSYKFGSLNNSDQEIRDFAVEHNREVIKIGKELGSKSLTVWLADGASFPGQLNFQRALDNTHTSLKGIYDTLPKDWKMFIEYKPYEPNFYSTTIQDWGTSLMLANACGEKAYTLVDLGHHLPNTNIEQIVATLMYKGKLGGFHFNDSKYGDDDVTVGSIKPYALFLIFNELVYGMENNPNNPELAWMIDASHNIKDPLEDLLQSIEAILLAYTKALLIDQKELREAQLAHDVVKCQEILQDAYRFDVRVILQAARLKQDAPLNPLEAYRSFNVRKNLILERGNKTIATGL